One region of Fervidobacterium sp. genomic DNA includes:
- a CDS encoding glycosyltransferase, giving the protein MTVELPVKKLSDYTAFAQEDVERVLELGKELRGLRVVHVNATAYGGGVAELLMTIVPLMRDAGVDAWWEVLEAPMEFFNVTKKFHNALQGAEVEITQEEWDLYERVNKQNAEKLNLDADVVIIHDPQPAYIPLYLKGGAKYIWRCHIDTSTPNLEVWNKLTSKMSMYQKALFHIMDYVRPPFDKIAVEFPPSIDPLSPKNRELSEEEIFHVAKRYDIDVNKPLITVVARFDPWKDLFSSIDVYRRVKESYDVQLAIVSAMAKDDPEGWIFFEDVLRYAGKDKDIIFLTDLKGVGHVEVNAIQRLSTIGLHTATREGFGLVISEMMWKQHPVVARPVGGVKIQIDDGVNGFLRRDVDELSNAVCELISNKDLLISMGINAKEKVRKTYLSTANVRRYLEVIKSLVH; this is encoded by the coding sequence ATGCTACAGCATATGGTGGTGGTGTAGCAGAACTTCTAATGACAATTGTGCCTTTGATGCGTGATGCGGGTGTTGATGCATGGTGGGAAGTTTTAGAAGCACCGATGGAATTTTTCAACGTGACTAAGAAGTTTCATAATGCTTTACAAGGAGCAGAAGTTGAGATTACACAGGAAGAATGGGACTTGTATGAAAGAGTTAACAAACAAAATGCTGAGAAATTGAATCTTGATGCAGATGTTGTGATAATTCATGATCCACAACCAGCTTATATTCCACTTTACTTGAAAGGTGGGGCAAAGTATATTTGGAGGTGCCATATAGATACAAGCACACCAAATTTGGAAGTTTGGAATAAGCTAACGTCAAAAATGTCGATGTATCAAAAGGCTCTTTTTCACATAATGGACTACGTTAGACCTCCGTTTGATAAGATCGCTGTAGAATTCCCACCAAGTATTGATCCTCTGAGTCCAAAAAACAGAGAATTGTCTGAAGAAGAAATATTTCATGTAGCTAAGAGGTATGATATTGATGTTAACAAACCACTTATAACTGTTGTCGCACGTTTTGATCCGTGGAAAGACCTGTTTTCATCTATAGACGTTTATAGAAGAGTCAAAGAAAGTTACGATGTACAACTTGCAATAGTTTCTGCGATGGCAAAAGATGATCCAGAAGGTTGGATTTTCTTTGAAGATGTACTTAGATATGCGGGAAAAGATAAAGACATAATTTTCTTAACCGATCTTAAGGGGGTAGGCCACGTTGAAGTTAATGCAATTCAGAGATTATCCACCATAGGATTACACACAGCTACGAGAGAAGGGTTCGGACTTGTTATAAGTGAAATGATGTGGAAACAACATCCAGTTGTTGCAAGACCCGTCGGAGGTGTTAAAATACAAATAGATGATGGAGTAAATGGCTTTCTAAGAAGAGATGTTGATGAGTTATCAAATGCTGTATGTGAACTCATCAGCAATAAGGATCTGTTGATAAGCATGGGGATTAATGCAAAAGAAAAAGTTAGAAAAACTTATTTGTCAACTGCGAATGTGAGGCGGTATCTTGAAGTTATAAAATCCTTGGTACACTAG
- a CDS encoding ROK family protein: MKNEAKIILHILRNKKIRRKDLENIIDVTPSTMTYLLEKLKNYIQIEEGETTLGKPPQFLLLSKNAWKILAVNVGREKIRAVLYNAQGEELERSEYRVRKEDLSDEKISEILRKTIEKFYDYDSIGIAFSGSVVDDKVYSNILKLNKFDPIKALRLRNIGVPHVIISDVEAIAAYESKTTGKDKVFILNYGTGIGACYYEYHALFTRDEFKNIPLGHIYYGGQEKCYCGSLGCLETAASDYVVVKRFINSELNFIDFIENEEQYWSYIKQIRSLYKEDEKLASELYSPVIDSLAYVLGNIGMLLSLKEITLYGEGVSEWFAKKLEKRIIELSKNFSLEISYGNVIDAVERGVSLIAAIALVKKKFSK; the protein is encoded by the coding sequence TTGAAAAACGAAGCAAAGATTATACTCCATATTTTAAGAAACAAGAAGATTAGAAGGAAAGATCTTGAAAATATCATCGATGTTACACCGTCCACAATGACGTATCTTTTAGAAAAGCTAAAAAATTATATCCAAATTGAAGAGGGGGAGACAACCCTTGGTAAGCCCCCTCAGTTTCTTTTGTTATCGAAAAACGCGTGGAAAATCTTAGCGGTGAATGTTGGCAGGGAAAAAATACGTGCAGTACTTTATAATGCTCAAGGCGAAGAACTTGAACGTTCAGAGTACAGAGTAAGGAAAGAAGACCTGTCAGATGAGAAAATATCTGAGATACTAAGAAAAACAATAGAAAAATTCTATGACTATGATAGTATTGGAATTGCATTTTCTGGCTCGGTGGTAGATGATAAAGTCTATTCAAATATACTGAAGCTGAATAAATTTGACCCTATTAAGGCTTTAAGATTGAGAAATATAGGAGTCCCTCACGTTATAATCTCCGATGTTGAGGCAATTGCGGCCTATGAGTCAAAAACAACAGGGAAGGATAAAGTTTTCATTCTTAATTATGGGACAGGTATAGGTGCGTGTTATTATGAATACCATGCACTCTTCACGAGAGATGAATTCAAAAATATACCGCTTGGACACATATATTACGGTGGACAAGAGAAATGTTACTGTGGTTCGTTGGGCTGTCTTGAAACAGCTGCATCTGATTACGTTGTTGTTAAAAGATTTATTAACAGCGAGCTTAATTTTATTGATTTCATAGAAAATGAAGAACAATACTGGAGTTACATAAAACAAATAAGGAGTCTTTATAAAGAAGATGAAAAATTAGCTTCTGAATTGTACAGTCCTGTTATAGATTCCTTGGCTTATGTTCTTGGAAATATAGGCATGTTGTTGAGTTTAAAAGAAATAACTCTTTACGGTGAAGGTGTCTCGGAATGGTTTGCGAAAAAGTTGGAAAAAAGAATAATTGAACTTTCGAAGAACTTTTCCTTGGAGATTTCTTACGGAAATGTTATTGACGCAGTTGAAAGAGGTGTATCGCTGATAGCAGCTATTGCTCTTGTTAAAAAGAAATTTTCTAAATAA
- the udk gene encoding uridine kinase: protein MYIILIGGGTGSGKTTVTKKIMEGIGNDRCVMLPMDNYYKDMSHIPLEERKRYNYDHPDMIEHTLIVKHVKELLSGRSIELPEYDFAQYTRLSKVTKIDPKPILLIEGIFALYYDELRALADLKIYVDTEGDERFIRRLQRDIFERGRSIESVIQQYLNTVKPMHDAYVEPTKKHADIIIPKGGYNEKAIEVVIEFIQNLL, encoded by the coding sequence ATGTACATAATTCTTATAGGTGGTGGAACTGGTTCAGGTAAAACTACAGTTACAAAGAAGATCATGGAGGGTATAGGTAACGACAGATGTGTTATGTTACCAATGGATAACTACTATAAAGATATGTCACATATCCCTCTTGAGGAACGAAAAAGATATAATTACGATCATCCCGATATGATCGAGCACACGCTTATTGTAAAACACGTAAAAGAGCTTTTGTCAGGAAGAAGTATAGAGTTACCAGAATATGATTTTGCTCAATACACAAGGTTGAGCAAAGTGACGAAAATAGATCCAAAACCCATATTGCTCATAGAAGGTATATTTGCATTGTATTATGATGAACTGAGAGCTTTGGCCGATTTGAAGATATATGTCGATACTGAGGGTGATGAAAGATTTATAAGAAGACTCCAAAGAGATATATTCGAAAGGGGAAGAAGTATTGAATCCGTAATACAACAGTATTTAAATACTGTCAAGCCTATGCATGATGCATATGTTGAACCCACAAAAAAGCACGCAGACATAATAATACCGAAGGGTGGTTATAACGAAAAGGCTATAGAAGTCGTTATTGAATTTATACAAAATCTGTTGTAA
- the miaB gene encoding tRNA (N6-isopentenyl adenosine(37)-C2)-methylthiotransferase MiaB, with the protein MKVHIFTYGCQMNENDTEIVKQLLLDTGIELVENEDEADIVILNTCAVRKKSEEKVYSHIGKLKKKNKKIGIMGCVAEKEKENLFKRGVSFVIGTRALTKVPEAIQNAKNGNRLIYLEDTLEDIEYNKIRTRNSKHHAWITIIYGCDRFCTYCIVPYTRGREKSRAMDDVLKEVRTLAQQGYKEFTFLGQNVDAYGKDLRDGSSLAKLLLQASKIENVKRLWFLTSYPTDFSIEIPKAMQESEKIARSIHLPVQHGSDKILKAMNRKYTAAEYIQLINDIRKIVPETSISSDIIVGFPGEDEKDFEATVQLVKELRFERLNLAIYSPREGTVAWKYFKDDVPHQVKVRRMSYLLNLQKMINRQINESYRDKKVEVIVEAKAKNGLFYGRDIRNKIVTFQASDDLVGRSVIVEVKKITAGPLYGEVKEVLD; encoded by the coding sequence ATGAAGGTACACATATTCACATATGGCTGTCAAATGAATGAAAACGACACAGAAATCGTTAAACAGTTGTTATTGGATACAGGAATAGAATTGGTGGAAAATGAAGATGAAGCAGATATTGTTATTTTAAACACATGTGCTGTGAGAAAGAAATCAGAGGAAAAGGTTTACAGTCACATAGGCAAACTCAAAAAGAAGAACAAAAAGATAGGTATAATGGGTTGTGTTGCGGAAAAAGAAAAAGAAAATCTCTTTAAAAGAGGGGTTTCTTTTGTTATAGGTACGCGTGCGCTCACGAAAGTACCAGAAGCAATCCAAAATGCGAAAAATGGTAACCGACTTATTTACTTAGAGGACACTTTGGAAGATATTGAATACAACAAAATCCGCACGCGTAATTCAAAGCACCATGCCTGGATAACGATAATTTACGGTTGTGATAGATTTTGCACATATTGTATTGTTCCCTACACAAGAGGAAGAGAAAAATCAAGGGCGATGGACGATGTGCTGAAGGAAGTAAGAACACTTGCGCAGCAAGGATACAAAGAATTTACATTCCTTGGACAAAATGTAGATGCTTATGGGAAGGACTTGAGGGATGGATCTTCACTTGCTAAACTTTTGCTGCAGGCTTCTAAAATTGAAAATGTGAAGCGCTTGTGGTTCCTAACTTCCTATCCGACTGATTTTTCGATTGAAATTCCAAAAGCCATGCAAGAAAGTGAAAAGATTGCACGCTCAATACATTTACCAGTTCAGCATGGTAGTGATAAGATTTTGAAAGCAATGAACAGAAAATACACCGCAGCAGAGTACATACAACTCATAAACGACATCAGAAAAATTGTGCCCGAAACATCCATATCAAGTGACATTATCGTTGGTTTTCCAGGTGAGGATGAAAAAGATTTTGAAGCAACAGTTCAGCTCGTTAAGGAGTTAAGATTTGAACGGCTGAATCTTGCAATATACTCGCCAAGGGAAGGTACCGTAGCGTGGAAATACTTTAAAGATGATGTACCGCACCAAGTGAAAGTTAGAAGAATGTCATACTTGTTAAATCTGCAAAAGATGATAAATAGACAAATAAATGAGTCATATCGCGACAAAAAAGTTGAAGTAATAGTTGAGGCAAAAGCGAAAAATGGACTTTTTTACGGCAGAGATATAAGAAACAAAATTGTAACATTTCAAGCATCAGATGATCTGGTAGGAAGAAGTGTAATAGTGGAAGTTAAAAAGATAACAGCAGGACCGCTGTATGGTGAAGTCAAGGAAGTTTTGGATTGA